AATGATAGTGCAACTGATAACACATCATCTGAGAGTTGCTCATCTTTGCAAGACCGATTGCTTCCTCAAGGACAGGATCAGTATGACATGGAGCCTTCTAGTCATTTGATGCCTAACGGGTCTCTTCCGCCGTTAAATCCCAAGGGTGCAAATAACATGGGGTATAAACCATCAGGGTATTTAAAAGTGAAGGGAGAGATAGAACATGTTGCTATTACTGCTGTCAAAAAGCAATTAGGAAATCATTTTCAGGAAGATGGACCATTACTTAGTGTTGAGTTTGATACAATTCCTCCAGGGGCATTTGAAGGCCAAATTGCAGATCTAGCTAATGGTAGGTTGTACTATATGTGTTTAGTTATCACATTCTTTTCAACTCTCACTAGGTTTGCAAGGCTAAAATGGTTTTTTTGTTGAAACCATATAATTGCTGTTTTGGGTTAATGGGATGTTGTTGCTCACCAAAGATAGTGGGAAAGATATTTGGCACACATCACATTGTTTTCTTTCCTAGGTGGTGGTAGTAGCTTCAAGTATCTTCTTtctttgaatagaaaataaaatgtacaagCCTGTGGTTATTTGTCATGGATTATGATCTGGATGTTTAGATATTTTGGAGAACTTTTAAGAAATGCCTTCTTAATATGAATATTAACAGGTTCAATGATAATTAATAGATTTTATATTAGCTTGTGTCTCAAGGTTTATTGTCTTCATTCTATTGACTCTCATAACTCTAAATCTAATTTCTGCTTGCATATGGTCATTTGAAGAATAGATTGAGAATCTTACCCTTCTAATCTGATGAATGCTATGGCAGAAGGATACTATGCTGCAAATCCCGCTCTTCCAAATTCACCAGAAGTCTCTGCTGCGAAAAAGCAATCCAGTGGCTCAGTAAGTTGAACTTTTGAATGCATTCATCTTCTGCTTTCATTATCCTAGTAGAGCATGATCTGTTCAAATTATAAGATACATGCATCATAAATTGGGCATTTACTTGACTTTTAAGGTTAAATCATACAAGCCTGGGATGAGTGATGTTTTCTGTAAAAtcagtgcttaattgttaaTGCCTGGTTTCTcactttcttttccttttgtttgGCAGAGATATGATTCATATTTTACCAAATTAAGGTCCCAAGATTCACATAAGGAAGGAAGTGACTTTGGCTCTTTGCATGGTCCTGATTTGCAGGATAAGAAACCCCACAAGCATATAAATCAAAGAGCAAGTTTTCACAGTTTTACCAATCATTTGCCTCACAAGAACTCTTCCCTGGATTTGTATGTAGACTCTACTGGGGAAGCATCTGCTTATAATGGTGCTAAAAACCATAGGATGGGTACTAAGCATGGTTTTGAGGGGATGAGGTCAGATTCTGCTTCCAACCCCAGTGACCACTATGAAGAAAATGCCGTTGCAGTTAAGCAGATAGATTCGCTGTTACATCTCTACAACAACATCAATCTGAAGAATGTACAAAAGAGTGAATATGTAAAATCTAAGCCTTCAAATTTAGTACACAAGTCTCAAATTTACTTGAATGCTGAAGAAAAAGGGCTTACCAAAAGGATGGCCAAGGTCTGTGAATACACTTGCaatttctttgtgtttttttttttttatttaatcatcaATTTGTTTTGCTTTCAAATGACTTAACAGGCTTGTTTGGTTTAATTTGTTGCAGGAAGAGAAGTTTAATGGCGatagaaagttaaaaaaacaatatcatGATCCAGATGGAATTAAGGTGctttcaaatgaaaaaatggTGAGTTTTAGTTGCATTGCATAAACTTCCTGCATCTGTATTTTTGGTAACATGATTTTCTTGTCAATTTTCTCCTCTCATTCTTTGATAGTGCacatgatatttttctttactctGTGTTCTTAACTTCTTATCCTTTTTTTCACATTAACATCATAGGTTGCAAAGCGAGCTAAAGTTGACCCATTTCAACAATATGATGTTAAACAAACACCTGTTTCTGACCTGGAACCAAGAAAAGTTCAAAGGTGGCTGTTTATATCttctgttttttctctttttttgatTACTTGCTTCTCCTGGTCCTCTTAAAATTCTGTGATCTTATGTTCCTGTCCATTTCTGTTTATTGTAGAACCGATTTGACTGATAATAGTGTAAGTAGATTATGAAGTGTTTATATTCACAACTTAAACATTATAGTTTTTGGGTGGAGTTGATAAGAATAACTTCTGCACATGTCTGGTTCAACATGTTTCTGAGAAACAATCGTTTGTTGTTTATCTTTTAGGAACAAACTGCTTTTAAAGTATAAGTAAGATATAATTTGAATACAACACCCCAAGATCAATTCTACTATgcataaaagttaaaaaaatttcaccTCTCCCAAAATCAGTTCTTATCACCCCAGATTTTAAAATCACTAAAAGAGAATTTAAGAAGTGGAAAGAGATGGTTattgaagaaatatttaaaaagagttaaatatgtttttagtccctaaattttgacaattaaaattcattatgaAACTTCATATTTTGGTTTCTAAACTTTTAAAGGGGATggatatagtccttttaatccaattatattaaatttttttagcgTGTCAAACATGTTTCCCAGTTAACAGTGAAGTGAAAATGTGTGGTTGTAAGCAATTTAAATGCTAGTATGAAACGtgtttgacatgtcaaaaaaatttaacgtaacttgattaaaaagactatatctattcatttttaaagtttgggaACCAAAATGTATCAGAGTCTCGAACAGGAACGAATTCCAATTTCGCATCAAggattaaaaacatacttaacccattTGAAAACTAACCATACACTTAGCCTCACTCCTTCTCTTTTCACTGAACTGGATATATAGTTCATGAGTTTAACACATTAATCTTAAAGCTTATAATAACTTAAACCTTGAAAGTTTTCATCCTACTTGCTATTGACTTATGGAATGTAGAACATTTCCTAATACCATCATTCATGATCATGTAGGTCTGCAGCAGAGATGCCATCTAGCTTTAGTGAGGATGAAACTGCTGAAACCAGTTCCTCGGTGGATTAAGAGTTGTTGACAGATATGATATTTACAGGTTTTCTCTGAGGCACTGGTTTTGTACAGTGTAGAAAGACAGGTCCATTTTGCACAGTAACATCTAGAAAGACACACTAACATCACTAACTTGATTTGCTGTTGTGCTTGCGTAGTTGCTTCTGTAAGAACAGAAATTCCTCACCTACCccttttcttaaaattttggatgTAAATCTCATTTTCGTGCAGCTGTTTGTGTTGGGTAGGAAGGATCCAAATGCagtttataattatacataacTTCCTTCTTAATGGTTTGTGATGTGTTTGGTTCATCATTTCACCTTGATGAAACACCAATCCAATGTGAGAAGAGGATTGGAAAGTCAGATTTTGCCTTTCCAAACATGTTATTAGCTATTGTAGTTGGTGGATCCTTGGTTGGATCAGTTATACACTTATGCATTTAGTGTTTGAGAAAAGCAATTTTGATTCATCTTAAATGGGAAAAAGAGCATCAGAAGATCAGGTGGAAAAgtgattaaatttattaaacctacatttttacaatatttaaagtaaaatttcaaCACTTGTGGTGTTCAACATTGCAATTATAGCACCTTAAAGAGTAAGAAGTATATTTCTCTGAAAAAGTTAGCTGAATAATCttatacttttaaaagaaaatgatatgtTAACAACCATTTTCTAATAACTTATCTCACTGCTTGAAGTGGcagtgatattttatttttgaatttttttttcacatttccACATTGAATGGTTGAGTAAGAGAGAAAAAAGGTGGTTGAAGAAGTTACAGAAATGAGAGAAGCAAGGAGAGAGAGAGTGGAGTTACAGAAGTGAGAGAAGCAAGGAGAGAGAGCGGAATGGAAGTGGTGAGAGAAGTGGAAAGCAGTGTGTGGTTTCTTCATTTCTAAGTTTGGTTTTCTCCCTTTCCTCTaagttttttcttccttcatttttgcaatttattgTTTGTCATCcctgtaattttctttttcttttatggtcgtagttttctttttccttcattCTACAAATTTCTTGTTCGCCCGTTTTGGAAGATACTTTCGGACTGTGTTCGCCATTTCCCTATTGGTGGAGCAGAAAAAGTTGAGTTTACCCACTGCAACAAAATTTTTGTATTCGTTGATGTTTGTGGAAATGAGGcatttttatttctgtttttgGTTAACACATGATAAagtatggattttttttaaaacagtgTTGTTCAAGACCAGATTGGTGAAGTAGGATTGATGTTTTTCGTTCTGTTATGGTCTACATTGGTGAACTTTGCAATTAAACTGGAAGTTTTCATATCCAATAAATTATAAGCAAtctcaaaaatttataaatattattcctTATCAATTGGTGTGAGTTAACTTAATTAATGAAGTGTATAATTTACTCACACCACCAAACGGGATACTTATCATCCAAGTTAACAAGTGGAAACATTTTGTTCAAATCATATAACGCAGGTTAGCAGAACGGGACTCCTGGGTTGACACTTAAATCCTAGATCACTTGTCACACCACCACCTATTGAAATGAGTTCATGTTATACCAACCCACCTCATCCACGAACCAAACatattaaattcttaaaatttaaggGCTATTACTTTTATGTGGGTGAGGGAAAATAATGTTTTGCAAAAAAGTACAGGTTCACACTTACGATAACAGAGCTTTGTACTTAAACTGaaagtttttcatatttaataagtttaaaataatctgcaaaatttataaacattattCTTTATCAATTGGTGTgagttaattttattaatgaaatttatatttactcacGCCACCAAACGAGATATTTATCATCCAAGCCAACAAGTGGAAACATTTTGGTCAAATCATATAACGCAGTTTAACAGAACGGGACTCCTGGGTTGACACTTGAATCCTGGATCACTTGTCACACCACCACCTATTGAAATGACTTCATGTTATACCAATCCACCTTATCCATGAACCAACATATCTTAAATT
This portion of the Vigna unguiculata cultivar IT97K-499-35 chromosome 6, ASM411807v1, whole genome shotgun sequence genome encodes:
- the LOC114189135 gene encoding homeotic protein proboscipedia-like, coding for MEETTEMQSEENKLSMEKNKKRRLKTPAQLTALENFYNDHKYLTEEMKSELAEELELTEKQISGWFCHRRLKDKKLMNDEVGANGRQDRSSGVIQDRGSGLVQDSCGSTKHGDYRYLDPKEVESHGLYNHEFSAADMTYAQRNNHHYAENDSATDNTSSESCSSLQDRLLPQGQDQYDMEPSSHLMPNGSLPPLNPKGANNMGYKPSGYLKVKGEIEHVAITAVKKQLGNHFQEDGPLLSVEFDTIPPGAFEGQIADLANEGYYAANPALPNSPEVSAAKKQSSGSRYDSYFTKLRSQDSHKEGSDFGSLHGPDLQDKKPHKHINQRASFHSFTNHLPHKNSSLDLYVDSTGEASAYNGAKNHRMGTKHGFEGMRSDSASNPSDHYEENAVAVKQIDSLLHLYNNINLKNVQKSEYVKSKPSNLVHKSQIYLNAEEKGLTKRMAKEEKFNGDRKLKKQYHDPDGIKVLSNEKMVAKRAKVDPFQQYDVKQTPVSDLEPRKVQRSAAEMPSSFSEDETAETSSSVD